A stretch of the Buchananella sp. 14KM1171 genome encodes the following:
- a CDS encoding Rv0909 family putative TA system antitoxin gives MNLDDIKSKATELKDKAAEALGSDKVEAVTDKVLDGAATAADKVTGGKFTDKIASARDAIDEKLGK, from the coding sequence ATGAACCTCGACGACATCAAGAGCAAGGCCACTGAGCTGAAGGACAAGGCCGCCGAGGCGCTGGGGAGCGACAAGGTAGAGGCCGTGACCGACAAGGTCCTGGACGGCGCCGCCACCGCAGCGGACAAGGTCACCGGCGGGAAGTTCACCGACAAGATCGCCTCCGCCCGCGACGCCATCGACGAGAAGCTGGGCAAGTAA
- a CDS encoding alpha/beta fold hydrolase, with product MSEQVQLTDWVPDVLVGFEQCVIELEPDEDTPTLATLVRLEEENQPEQPTFALLHIHGWNDYFHQVELAHQIAYMGGAFYALDLRRYGRSIRPGHPRGYIENISTYDEEIGAAIAHIRAVHGDLPLVLMGHSTGGLISTLWAHRNPGALAGLILNSPWLETEGTLVGRTLLHGFLEALGSMSPRSEYKLAVPPDYQELSGPWLEKWGEQPEWANDYPNDPALVGWDFIDGYCTTTYMIARPGWARAIAHAQMEITAGVNIDCPILLAHSHASAAPDGNDVSTRYADTVLDVDLMVQRGMQLGDEVTLLKLRAPHDVTMAEPPVRERLYRSLAAWLVGNVLVRPAFTPLLAEAASAPTAPASGLYVI from the coding sequence ATGAGCGAGCAGGTGCAGCTGACCGACTGGGTCCCAGACGTGCTGGTGGGATTCGAGCAGTGCGTCATCGAGCTGGAGCCGGATGAGGACACCCCCACCCTGGCCACCCTGGTGCGCCTGGAGGAGGAAAACCAGCCCGAGCAGCCCACCTTCGCGCTCCTGCACATCCACGGCTGGAACGACTACTTCCACCAGGTGGAGCTGGCCCACCAGATCGCCTACATGGGCGGGGCCTTCTACGCGCTGGACCTGCGCAGGTACGGCCGCTCGATCCGGCCCGGCCACCCGCGCGGCTACATCGAGAACATCTCCACCTACGACGAGGAGATCGGCGCCGCCATCGCCCACATCCGGGCCGTCCACGGCGACCTGCCGCTGGTGCTGATGGGGCACTCCACGGGCGGGCTCATCTCCACCCTGTGGGCGCACCGCAACCCCGGCGCCCTGGCGGGCCTGATCCTGAACTCCCCCTGGCTGGAGACGGAGGGCACCCTGGTGGGGCGCACCCTGCTGCACGGCTTCCTGGAGGCCCTGGGCAGCATGTCGCCGCGCTCGGAGTACAAGCTGGCCGTGCCGCCGGACTACCAGGAGCTCAGCGGTCCGTGGCTGGAAAAGTGGGGCGAGCAGCCGGAGTGGGCCAATGACTACCCCAACGACCCGGCACTGGTGGGCTGGGACTTCATCGACGGCTACTGCACCACCACCTACATGATCGCCAGGCCCGGGTGGGCGCGAGCGATCGCGCACGCGCAGATGGAGATCACGGCGGGCGTCAACATCGACTGCCCGATACTGCTGGCCCACTCGCACGCCTCGGCCGCCCCGGACGGCAACGACGTCTCCACCCGCTACGCGGACACCGTGCTGGACGTCGACCTGATGGTGCAGCGCGGCATGCAGCTGGGCGACGAGGTCACCCTGCTGAAGCTGCGCGCCCCGCACGACGTGACGATGGCCGAGCCGCCCGTGCGCGAGCGCCTCTACCGGTCCCTGGCCGCCTGGCTGGTCGGCAACGTGCTGGTGCGCCCCGCCTTCACCCCGCTGCTGGCCGAGGCCGCCAGCGCCCCCACCGCCCCCGCCTCCGGCCTGTACGTGATCTGA